The segment GTGCCCCGGACCGCGGCCACCGCGGTGGGCGATTCCAGTTCGAATTTGCTCTTCTTGCTGACCTTGTTGACGTTGGCCCAGACCTTGCCGCTCCAGACCTTGCCCGTGGCCGTCAGCCCCTTCTTGGAATCCTTCTTCAGTTCGTCAATGGCCAGCTGGGTGTTGGCGTCCACCCGGATGATGCTGCCGTCCGAAAAGGCTATCTCGGCCCGGGCATCCTCGGTGCTCTTGACCTTGTCCCCGGCCGCCAGGGGCTGGTCAAAGGTCACTTTCTTCCAGTCGTTCTTGTTAGGTTTCTGGGTCTTGACGTCTCCCACCACAAAGGAGACCTTGGCCACCGGGGTGGCCTTGGCGGTAAGCTGAACTGTGGTGACCGTCAGGCAGACCAGCAGGACCGCGGCCAGCAGCCACAGCAGGCCGGCGTTGTTTTTATTTAATCCGGACATCTTAATTCTCCCTTATTGTGAGTTTGCCGGCCGGGCCTTCTTGGCCGTCAGCCTGAGGTTGATGCGGTTGGCGGTCCGGCTGAGTATCTTGACCGAGAACTTGGTGAAATTCTTGTAAAGCAGTTCCTGGGCCAGCTGGCTGCTGTTGAACTTGGTCTCCACCTCCACCAGGCCGGTGTTGCCGGTGATCTCCCGGTCGTTGACCGCCTTGACCCCCCGGACCTCGTATTTAAGGATGTTGACCAGCTCCTGGTAAAGGTCGTAATTTGAGGCCCCGGTGACGTTGAGGGTGACGGTGTTCCCGCCCCGGGCGAATTTCTTGACGATCTCCTCGGCCAGGTAATCGGCCAGCTTGGCGGAGGCCTGCTCGATGGCCTTGGTGCCGCCGGTGATCTCCTCGATGTGCACCGCCCGCCCGGTCTCCACCTTGGACACCAGGATCCGTCCGTCGTCGGTGTTGAAGGCCTTGACCGAGACCGTGGCCTGGATGGACTTCATCCCGCCCAGCATGTCGTTGGCCACCGTGGCCTCCTTGGCGAATGATTTGCCGGTGATGATCACCTCGGCCCC is part of the bacterium genome and harbors:
- a CDS encoding FecR family protein translates to MSGLNKNNAGLLWLLAAVLLVCLTVTTVQLTAKATPVAKVSFVVGDVKTQKPNKNDWKKVTFDQPLAAGDKVKSTEDARAEIAFSDGSIIRVDANTQLAIDELKKDSKKGLTATGKVWSGKVWANVNKVSKKSKFELESPTAVAAVRGT